The Coleofasciculus sp. FACHB-T130 nucleotide sequence TATTTTAAATCATATAAAGTGCGATCGCCTTCATCAACCAAGATACTTTAGCCAAGGGACGCTTTGTTCGCTTCGCCTTGAATCCTTTTGCATTCCCTCAAGCTCACATAAGGGCGATCGCCAGTCATGCTTCTTGGAAAGGGTAACAAAATATACTTATAAGTTTAATTTATATTCTTTTGCTGAGTGGATTTCGTCATAACCAGGACATCTGGGTGATAGAAGTGGTAGTTAATGGTGAACAACTTCCAAATCTAGGGCCTGTATAAAGAAAGTTGAAAGTTCGTGAAGTATTTTTTCCTTTCTGATGGATGGACTGTCGGTCGAGTATGGGAATTCGGCGGCTTGTGGAACGAAAACTCTTGGCGACGCAAACCCGAAATTCAGCAAATGAACCTTTGCATCTTCGAGCAAGGCGAAAAACTGTGGCTGTATCGAGTAGAAGACGCCATTCTTATGGTCGAAGTCAAACCCACAGCTCATGTCCCAACTGAGTCAGCCAATCAGAATATTGGTCAAGTAGTGCTAAAACGCTTGATTGATGCTGAAGAGGTCATCCAGAGAATGAACGAGTCAGCAGCGTTACCCCAACTCAGCAGCACCCAGGAGTCGGGATGAAAGGTTAAGAATGCGATCGCTACCTTAATCCCAACTGTCAACCCGCTTGCAATGGATTCTAACAATAGTTACACTTCTTTAAATGGTAACTCCCCTCGGTCTTCCGACCTAGGAATGGCGTGAACCTGGTGTGACGAGGCCAAAAACCTTATCGACACGATAAATCGTGTCTGTAACATCTGCCGAGGTAAAACATCAAGTACGCGAAACTCTCATGCAAAAAGCCTGCAATCGGCATGGCTCTTGAAGCTAAGAGTAGGTAACATAATCTTTCATTTTCACTTTTGCCTTGTGAAACAGTCCCGCAGTCTTGCAAGAGAGCTTCTCTGGCTTAGATTATGGTAAACAACGGCAAATCGCACATAAAAAAAGAAGCGTCGAAGTAGACACTTATTCATCTGAGGAGGAGCGTAGTCAATGGGACTACCCTGGTACCGAGTACACACAGTCGTCCTGAACGATCCAGGTCGATTGATATCTGTACACCTGATGCATACTGCCCTCGTGGCAGGCTGGGCCGGTTCGATGGCCCTGTACGAACTCGCAATTTTTGACCCCAGCGACCCAGTCCTGAACCCCATGTGGCGTCAGGGGATGTTTGTACTGCCATTCATGGCTCGCTTGGGTGTAACCGAATCCTGGGGTGGTTGGAGCATTACTGGCAGCTCAGGAAACTACCCTGGCGTATGGTCATTTGAAGGCGTTGCTGCCGCTCATATCGTCCTTTCCGGTCTGCTGTTCCTGGCTGCCGTCTGGCACTGGGTTTACTGGGATTTGGAACTGTTTAGAGACCCCCGCACCGGCCAACCAGCGCTCGACTTGCCAAAGATGTTTGGCATTCACCTGCTTTTGTCGGGTCTTTTGTGCTTTGGATTCGGTGCATTCCACCTGTCGGGGCTATTTGGCCCTGGTATGTGGGTTTCCGACCCCTACGGTATCACTGGCAGCGTCCAACCTGTCGCGCCAGAGTGGGGACCCGATGGCTTTAATCCGTTCAATCCTGGCGGTGTCGTCGCTCACCACATTGCAGCAGGTGTCGTAGGAATTATCGCTGGTTTGTTTCACCTAGCAGTTCGACCCCCAGAGCGGCTCTACAAAGCTTTGCGGATGGGGAACATCGAAACCGTGCTTTCCAGCAGTATTGCCGCTGTATTCTTTGCCGCCTTCGTTGTGGCAGGTACGATGTGGTACGGCAGTGCTACAACTCCGATTGAGCTGTTTGGTCCCACCCGCTATCAGTGGGATGGCGGTTACTTCAAGCAAGAAATTGACCGGCGCATTCAAGCGAATATTGCTGAAGGGGCGAGCGCTTCCGAAGCTTGGTCGCAAATTCCAGAAAAACTGGCATTTTATGACTATGTCGGAAACAGCCCTGCGAAGGGTGGTTTGTTCCGCGCAGGTCCAATGAATAAAGGAGATGGGATTGCTCAGGCTTGGTTAGGGCATCCAGTATTCAAAGATGCTGAAGGTCGGGAATTGTCGGTACGTCGTCTTCCCAACTTCTTTGAAACCTTCCCCGTGATCTTGACCGATAAAGACGGTGTGATTCGCGCCGATATTCCGTTCCGTCGGGCAGAATCAAAAAATAGCTTTGAGCAAGCGGGTGTCACCGTAAGCTTATACGGCGGTGCTTTGGATGGGAAAACTTTTGATGACCCCGCTAAAGTGAAGCAATTTGCTCGGAAAGCTCAGCTGGGTGAGCCTTTTGCATTCGACCGCGAAACGCTGAATTCTGACGGGGTGTTCCGCACCAGTCCCCGTGGCTGGTTCACGTTCGGACACGCTGTATTTGCTCTGCTGTTCTTCTTCGGGCACCTCTGGCATGGCTCTCGGACTCTGTTCCGGGATGTGTTTGCTGGGGTTGAGGCTGACCTGGAAGAGCAGGTTGAGTGGGGTCTGTTCCAGAAAGTGGGTGACAAGAGTACCCGCAAGAAGGAAGCTGTCTAGAAAGGTAATCAGGCGAAAGGCAAAAGTTAAGTATTCTTCTTTCGCCTTTTGCCTTATTAGTTTTTCTTGACAAGGTAGACTGGTAGTAAAGCAAACAATCAGGAAATTCTGATATGGAAGCCGCTGCTTACATTTTGATTTTGACCCTCGCATTGGGTACTCTCTTCTTTGCGATCGCTTTCCGCGAACCTCCTCGGATTGAGAAGAAGTAGTTCGCACCTAAAGCTCGCAGCACTACAACTTAATATTTAGGAAAAGCCACTGAGCCGCAACTGTCTTAACCCTTGTATTTCCACAAGGGTTAAGATAATAACCGGCTCAGCTTTTCCAATTTTAGGTATTTCTTTAGTAAAGTGGCAGATAATTCTAATCCTTCCTCACGCTCGTCTATCCAACAAGCGAGGACTTTTTAAAATGCAATGTCCTTTATGCCAGTACACCGATAGCCGTGTCCTTGAGTCCCGTTCCACGGAAGCCGGACAAAGTATCCGGCGACGCCGCGAGTGTTTGAAGTGCAATCATCGCTTCACTACCTACGAACGCATTGAATTTGTTCCGATTACTGTGATCAAACGGGGAGGTCAGCGAGACTCCTTTGATCGTTCCAAGTTGATTCGTGGGATTGTTCGAGCCTGTGAAAAAACCGGCATCCCCCAAGGAACTCTGGAAGTATTGGTTGATGAAATTGAAGCAGAATTACAGCAGCGAATCATTAGAGAAGTTACCAGTCAAGAAATTGGGGAATTAGTCCTCCAGCGTCTGCAATCTATCAGCGAAGTTGCATATATCCGTTTTGCCTCGGTCTATCGGCAGTTTCAAGGAATTCGAGATTTTGTGGATACCTTGAATCATCTGCGAAGTCATGGCAGTGGAACAGAGGAAGACACTGAACTAACAGATCCTCTCGAAAATAATAAGTCTTCTTTATCAGAGCCTGGTGACACAGCAATCCAGGCTTCTTTGTTTATTGGTTATTAGTAACTAGCAGTTGACAAAGCTGCTATAGTATGCAGTAGAGATGCGGTAGGTACAGCCGAACATTTTTGAATTCAAATTTATCTAGCTTTCGTCCTGGCGACGTTGTAATTGGTAAAGCGATCGCTCTGGAGCCGGAGGGCGCTTTAATTGACATTGGCGCACCAACAGCTATTTTTCTCCCAATTCGGGAAATGTCAATCAATGAGATTGACTCTCCAGAAGAAGCCTTGCAACTGAACGAATCCCGCGAATTTTTGATTGTAAATCAATACGATGAAGCGGGGAATTTGATACTTGGTCTTTCCATCCGACAGCTAGAGAAAAAGCTGGCTTGGGAACGAGTGCGTCAAATGCAAGCCGAAAACGTCACACTGTACGCTAAAGTTTATAAGATCAGTGGTGCTGCTGGTCTGTTAGTTAGGATTGAGGGGTTGCGTAGTTTCATTCCCAGTAATTTGTTGGGTACGTGTAAACATATTCAAAGAGTTAGTGGGAGAACAACTCCAGTTGAAGATCGTTGAGGCAGATGAATACCGCGATCGCTTGTTTGTTTCCCATCGACTAGCACTGTATCCAGCAGGGATAAAGCATTTAGAAGTTGGTCAAGTTGTTACTGGGAGAGTACTTGCACTCAAGCCGTATGGTGCATTTATCAATATTGCAGTCATTAACGCTCTGCTGCACATTTCCGAAATTTCCCACGCTGACTTTGACAAACCTGAAAGTATTTTTAAGGTCGATGATGAAATAAAAGCAATGATAATTTCGATGGATGCTGAGAAAGATCGCGTCTCACTCTCCACAAAAGCACTAGAACCCGAACTAGGTGATATGCTGAAAAATCCTCAGAAAGTCTATGAAAAAGCTGAGGAAATGGCGGCAAAGTACCGCAACCAGATGCAGAAATAGTAGTTGTTGCCTCAGATGTAGTCTTTAGCTGAAATACCGCTTACCTACTGCTAGGGAGCAATTTTAGCCAAACGGAGGATGAGCAAATTAAGTTATAATATCCTGTCTGGACAACTTCTCGCTCCTAGAAAATCTCATACAATAGGTTTGGCGAGAGAGCTATGTAGGTGTAAACTGCACGCGGTAAACGTGGGCGTACATCGACAGGAGGCACAGTTAAATACGGAGATAACACCAGGAAACGATACGCATGGTCAATCAGAAAACAACCGCTACAGCAGATATTGGATTTTCTCACGAAGATTTTGCGGCCCTACTCGATAAGTACGACTATCACTTTAATCCCGGTGATATTGTCGCCGGTACCGTGTTCAGTTTAGAGCCTAGGGGCGCTCTGATTGACATTGGCGCTAAAACAGCGGCTTACATTCCGATTCAGGAGATGTCAATCAATCGGGTTGATGCTCCGGAAGAAGTGTTGCAGTCCAACGAGACGCGAGAATTTTTCATTCTGACCGACGAGAATGAAGATGGACAGCTAACCCTTTCCATCCGCCGCATTGAGTACATGCGAGCATGGGAGCGAGTCAGGCAGTTGCAGACAGAAGACGCTACAGTGCGATCGCTTGTCTTCGCTACCAATCGCGGTGGTGCATTGGTACGAATTGAAGGATTGCGCGGGTTTATTCCCGGTTCTCACATCAGCACTCGCAAACCCAAGGAAGATTTGGTTGGTGAAGAACTACCCCTAAAATTCTTAGAGGTAGACGAAGACCGCAACCGTCTAGTTCTGTCGCACCGACGGGCGCTGGTCGAGCGGAAGATGAATCGCCTGGAAGTGGGCGAGGTCGTGATTGGAACGGTACGAGGCATCAAGCCTTATGGTGCATTTATCGATATTGGCGGCGTCAGCGGACTGCTGCACATCTCCGAGATTTCCCACGACCACATCGACACGCCTCACAGCGTCTTCAATGTCAATGATGAAGTGAAAGTGATGATCATTGACCTTGATGCTGAACGGGGACGGATTTCGCTCTCCACCAAGCAGCTAGAGCCAGAACCGGGCGACATGATCAAGAACCGCGATCGCGTCTATGACATGGCGGAAGAAATGGCGGCTAAGTATCGGGAGCAGATGCGAGCCAAGCTGCAAGGCACTACGATACCTTCTATAGAAATCGGCGTTTCTGACGAAGAAGCGCTACCTCCTATCGAAGATGAAGACGTGCCACCTGCTACAGAAGAGGCAGAAGTTCCACCCGCTATCGAAGCTGAAGAGGTGCCACCCGCTACAGAAGAGGAAGAAGAGTCACCTGATACAGAAGCTAAAGAGCTGTCACCTGCTATAGAACAAGAGTAATTTTGTTAGGAGACAGAGAAATTTCAGATTTGAAATTTGAAATTAGTAATGACCAAAGAGGGAATTTCCCTCTTTTTTTATTGCAGTTTAATGAGTTGAGGGGGAAATTTTGGTAACAATTCGCTGTCGAGAGGTCACGTTCCCGAATATCCAGGCGGTAATTTTTGACAAGGACGGCACCCTAGAGGATTCGGAGTCATTTTTGAGAAAGTTGGGGCAAAAGCGATCGCGCATTATAGACGCTCAAATCCCCGGAACCGGAGACCCTTTATTAATGGCGTTTGGCATTAATGGAGACACTCTCGACCCTACGGGGTTATTAGCAGTAGGTAGTCATGGAGAGAATGAAATTGCTGCTGCTGCTTATATTGCTGAGACCGGACGGGGGTGGCTGGAATCAAGAGCGATCGCTCATCGCGCTTTTAATGAAGCAGACCAATTTCTAAAAGATGCTGCCCCTTCTCCCTTATTTGTTGGTTCATTGGAAGTGCTGCAACTTCTATTTCAAGCTGGCTTGAAATTAGGAATTTTATCAGCTGCTTCGACTTCACGAGTAGAAGCATTTGTCAAGCGACATCAGCTCTCGCCCTATATCCAGCTAGAGATGGGAGTTGATGAAGGTCCCACTAAACCCGATCCGGCTTTATTTTTGCAAGCTTGCCAGAGACTGGGAGTTTCACCCAGCAATACTCTGATGGTGGGAGATTCTGCCGGAGATATTCAGATGGCACGTCAGGCGGGGGCGGCTGGTTGTATTGGCATCTGCTGGGGAAAACCAGAGGCGGCGCATCTAGAAAGTGCAGATGTCGCGATCGCGCAACTCGACGAAATTCAAATTTTGGATGCTAATGGCTAATCGGTGAGAACCCCTGACACCTGTTAGCCATTAGCTATCAGGCAAATTCCCAAAGCGATCGCGATAACGAGCTAACAGGTTTTCCATATCGGCAAGCTGTTGTTGAGCAAATTCCCGCTGCTGGCGCTCTTGTTCGGCTCGTTGGTGTTCTTGTTCGGCTCGTTGGCGTTCTTGTTCGGCTTGTTCTTCTGCCTGCTGTCGCCTCTGAGTTTCCCGCTTTAGCGCCTGCATTAGCTCATCGGCAATTAGCAACTTTTCCCCAGTATCTTCTCGGTAAAAGCCAAGTAGTTTCCCTTTTAGGAAAGCCTTGGGAATAGTCAAGAAACTGGTTAGCAAGAACAGTTGCCTGACGCTCTGCCAAGTATTGTTTGAGGACTTCCAAAGTCGTCAAAATGGCATAGAGATGGTCATAGGTTTCTGCTACTGGTTCACCATCGGCGCTAGGGGAAAAGATTTCTGCGGTTGGGCTGTCGGTAAAATTGCTGTCATCACTAGCACCGTCTCAGCGTCACCGATTTATTTGTAATTGGCATGAGCGCGATCGCTTTCGTGTCCACCAAGAGCGACTATTCTGATAAAAATCATCGAAAAATTCCCGCTACAAAGCGAATCCCGATGTCTTCCCACTGTAACGCCAAATACTAGGGCAGCCGATTCGCTTCATCAAAGCTTTATCAAATAAATTGACCATAATAGCGATCGCGTCTCAATGTTTTTAGGATCGCAGGTTAAAATAGCTTAACTTAACTCAAATCACTGCCCTAGCAAGAGCCATCATCCCAGGAGGAATTGCCCTTGTCTCGTCGCTACCTATTTACGTCTGAATCTGTTACTGAAGGTCATCCCGATAAAATCTGCGATCAGATTTCTGACACCATTCTAGATGCGCTACTGACACAAGACCCCAGCAGCCGCGTCGCAGCAGAAGTTGTCGTCAACACCGGCTTAGTGCTAATCACAGGTGAAATTACCACCAAAGCTCAAGTAAATTTCGTTAACTTAGCCCGGAAAAAAATTGCAGAGATCGGCTACACCGATGCCGATAATGGCTTCTCTGCCAACAGCTGCTCAGTCTTGGTTGCCTTGGATGAACAATCCCCAGATATTGCCCAAGGTGTTACCACCGCGCAGGAAACCCGCGTAGAAGCCAGCGACGACCAATTAGACGCCATTGGCGCTGGCGATCAAGGCATCATGTTTGGCTTCGCCTGCAACGAGACACCGGAACTGATGCCCTTGCCGATCAGTTTGTCACACCGAATTTCTCGCCGCCTTGCAGCAGTTCGGAAAACTGGACAATTGCCTTACCTGCGTCCAGACGGCAAAACTCAAGTAACGGTTGCCTATGAAGGTGGGAAACCCGTTGGGATTGACACCATCCTGATTTCCACCCAGCACACCGCCAACATTGGTGAAATTAGCGAGCAATCCGCAGTCCAAGCCAAGATTAAAGAAGATTTGTGGGCGGCGGTTGTACAACCCGTTTTTGCGGATATGGCGATTCAGCCGGACGAAGAAACCCGCTTTCTAGTCAACCCCACTGGCAAATTCGTCATCGGGGGACCTCAAGGCGACTCTGGTCTGACCGGACGGAAAATTATTGTTGATACCTATGGCGGCTACTCCCGTCATGGTGGCGGTGCCTTCTCCGGAAAAGACCCGACAAAAGTAGACCGCAGTGCGGCTTACGCTTGTCGCTATGTGGCTAAAAACATTGTGGCGGCTGGCTTGGCAGAAAAATGCGAAGTCCAGTTGAGCTATGCAATTGGCGTTGCTCGACCCGTCAGTATTTTGGTAGAAACCTTCGGTACCGGCAAAGTAGACGATGAGCGCTTACTGGAACTGGTGAAACAGAACTTTGAATTGCGCCCAGCAGGGATTCTCCAAGAATTCAAATTACGTCACCTACCCAGCGATCGCGGCGGTCGTTTCTACCAAGATGTCGCTGCTTATGGTCACTTTGGACGGACGGATTTAGATTTGCCTTGGGAACAAACTGACAAAGCAGCACTCCTGCGGGAAGCAATGACCGAGTGTGAAGCGACTGCTTAACCCTTGTACTTCAAGTACCTGAATACCTCGAAGCTTAAAGCCGAAGAGATGCTTGCTTTGAAAAAAGCAGTGTCCTCTCGGCTTTTTTGTGAGGGTCAACAAAAAAGTTTAGATAAAAAAACTTAAAATCTTCTAGGCTAATTTTCAACTAAATAAAATGACTGCTTAATGAGAAGTCAAATGCTTAAAATCTCTCGCCTACAGGCATTATTACCCTATTTGACCTTGTTACTTTGGTCAGTCCCTTTATTGCTATTCAGTCACGAACAGCAAAGCCTAATGGCGCATGATGAGGGACTTTACTCTTGGCGAGCTAAATTAATAGTGGAGTCTAGCAACTGGTTAAAGCCCTCTATCGCTAATTATGGTAAAACTCCCGGTGCCTATTGGTTGATTGCCAGTTCATTCTCGCTGTTCGGCATTAGTGAGGCAACTGCGCGAATACCGAGCATCATTGCTGGCATCATTAGCGTGATATTGGTCTATGAAATTGGGACAATTTTGTTAAGTAAACGAGCCGCATGGTTAGCAGCGGCAATTCTAAGTGTTGAGTTTTTTTGGTTTCAATATAGTCGATTAGCCGTTCCAGATGTGCCGATGGTTTGCATGGCACTTTTGGGTATTTGGTCTTTATTAAAAGCTGAACGACATCCAAAATATCAAGGTTTTTGGAGCTTTGTCGCTGGTATAAGTTTAGGCCTGGGCTTCTTAATCAGAAGCTATATGATTTTTTTGCCAGCGATCGCGCTGTTACCTTACCTAATTTGGGAGCATCGTCGTCACCGACATCTCACAAATCCCATGCTCTATTTAGGCTTTGTAGTTGGCTTCAGTCCAACAATCGTCTGGCTTTTGAATGGCTGGCTGTACTATGACAAAGATACTTTTCAGGAATTGTTCCAGTTTATTTTCAGGCTTAGCTCAGATGAAAGTGATGGAAATACTTGGCCTTACTATTTCTGGAATATTCCAGTCAAAGCGTTTCCCTGGCCTTTTTTCAGTTTGTTAGGTATAGGCATTTGTTTACGAAATCTACTTCCTCGACAGAAGCTAATATTAGGGGTTTTTCCGCTGATTCTGTTTGTAGAACTGAGTTTTTTCTCGACTCGTTTGCCCCATTATGCTTTGGCTCTTTATCCTTTTGTGGCTTTGTTGGCAGGACTTGCTTTGGATTGGCTTGCCAGAATTTATGAGGATACATCGCCGCGAAAATGGCTTCCGCAAAATCTTAGTTATGCTTTTGGGGGCTTAGCTTGTTTATTAGTGTTAGCAGGTGTGGCGTTGTACGGTAGTTTTCCGATTCCTGGCGTGAAAGGGGATGCACAAATACAAAAGTATGGAGCGATCGCTCTCGGTTTGGGGTTGGGATGGCTAATGTTACCAGTGGTATGGATGGGTCGTTATTACTTTGGCAAGAAGTTTTTAACGGGTCGTTATTGGTTAGCAGCTTGGTTGGTAGGACCTTGGTTTGCTTTAGCCGTAGCGGGAAGCACGGGTTTAATCGGAGATTACAACCCTGAGATCAAGGCATTAATGCAGCAGCCGGAAATTGCTGCTGTGTTACAAACTCATCCAGTGAATTGGATCAGAGGAACGGGAAAAACTGGAGTGCTACTATGCTTTTACACTCCCGATTTGGCGAAACAGGTTAAACAAGTTTCAGAGCTGCAACCGTCTAGCTACGCTTGGATTAGGTCAGAACAACTCGCCAATTTATCCTCGCCTTACCGAGCGATCGGGAAAGTCCGAGAGTGGCAACTTATTCAAGTATTGCAGTAAGCGATCGCTACAGCTTCATTAGCGTTTAACGTTCATTCAGGTCAACGCAAATGCAGGGATGGAAACAACAACTCCATCGGTTGAAAAAAGAAACCTACGCAATTTACTTGGCTTGTAAAGATCCCAGAGTTCCTTGGTATGCAAGGATATTGGCTGGGTTGATCGTCGCCTATGCCTTTAGTCCGATCGATCTCATTCCAGATTTTATCCCAGTCATTGGTTATCTAGACGATCTGATTCTTGTGCCGCTGGGAATTTGGCTGGTACTGAAGATGATTCCCCCAGCCGTGATGGCGGATTTTCGGGAAAGAGCAACAACTGCGATCGCTCAAGATAAACCTACGAATTGGATTGTTGCCTTTATTATCGTGGCTATCTGGTTTGGGTTAGGGACTTTAGGTGTAATTTGGATTGGACGCATCCTGAAACGTTAAGCCGCTCTTTAATAGCGAATTTGCAAGGTAACGGATGAAATAATCTTCTGTTCGCCACCCACAACCGGCGTGTCAGCAGCCTGATTTCGAGGGGATAATAAAGCCTGCTCGGAGGCGATGACTGGCTGTGGTGGATTGACTCCATTGATTTGAATGCTGACAATTTCTCGCTGATTGAGAGCGAGTGCCCCCAACGCCGCTGCTGCTTGCTTTTGGGCGTCTTCGGAGGCTTTTTTAATCGCTTCCTGCTGAGCCTGCGCGATCGCTTCATCCGCAGCAACAAGATTAACGCCATCAATTCGTGTTGCACCGGCTTTGATGGCATCATCTAACAGCGTCCCGGCTTTTTCATGACCAGTGCGAAAACTTACAATGTTGGTGCCGATATATCCATTCAGGGTTTGCTTACCGTCTTTGAAACTATAGTTAGGAGCGAGAGTAATTCCAGTCGTTTTTAGTTCTTCCACCTGACGGGATTTCAGCAGTTTCACTACCGCAGAAGAGCGTTGGGCGACTTGCTGCTGAACTTCCTGAGAAGTTTTCCCCTGAACTTCCACACCCAAACGCGCTTGCGCGATCGTTGTCGGAATGCTGACATCTCCTTTTCCGGAGACAGTGAGGCTTCTGGGTAGTTTCTCTAGCGTCGGGGCAGATTGGCAGGCACTCAGGCTGAGGATACCCAGCGCTAGAGAAACAATTTTTACACGATTCCAGAAATTCGGCTTAGCACTACACGGGAGAAAGCGATTCATATTTTGGAACACAAATTAGAACAACAAATAATCTCGTGTTCCTAATCTGGCACTGTAGCTTTCGAGTAGTGCTTTAGGTTACATTTTTGGAAACTTAACCCTTTCCTCGATCTTGTTTAAAACACCATACAAATCACATTGGCTCAGCGGTGGTGCTGTTATAAAAGAAGTGGAGCTAAACGTCGAGCGAGACTCGACTCGATCTAATAGGGCTGATTTGGTCATTTTTAGCAGCAAGGCAAGGAATTTGTGCTGATGCAACCTCAAGAGCCAACCGCTGCTGACGACACCACAGAGAGCCAAAAAGTTTTAGCGACTCAGCCGCTCTCGACCGACCGCCACTCGCTAAAATCTCTCTTACCTTGGAAACCGAAAGCCGGTTCTTGGCGCATCCACCAAAAGATTGGCTACGGCTATTTCCTAGCAATTGCGATTGGCTTTTTCGGTTCGCTAGCTGGGTTAGTAATCGCAGACTATTACCAAGGGCAAGGCGTCAAACAACTCAATGATGCCCACGTACAAGCACAACTGCTCGGAAATTTTAAGGATGCGGTCATCGAGGTGCAATTACATGGTTCGCATTTAGCTGCTGTACTAGAGGATTCACAACAGCTGCAATTGGAAAAAGCGCAATTTTTCGACTGTGTTAGCAAAGCTAAGAAGTTGAGGTTGGAAATTGAACGCTTCATCAAGAGCAACCCTGCCTGGTTAGCAGCAACCCCCGACACAATACAGGAATTATTGCAGGCTTACACGACTACTTTGGACTCCTACGTTCAGCAAACTGAGTCTAGCTTGCA carries:
- a CDS encoding SIMPL domain-containing protein (The SIMPL domain is named for its presence in mouse protein SIMPL (signalling molecule that associates with mouse pelle-like kinase). Bacterial member BP26, from Brucella, was shown to assemble into a channel-like structure, while YggE from E. coli has been associated with resistance to oxidative stress.), which encodes MNRFLPCSAKPNFWNRVKIVSLALGILSLSACQSAPTLEKLPRSLTVSGKGDVSIPTTIAQARLGVEVQGKTSQEVQQQVAQRSSAVVKLLKSRQVEELKTTGITLAPNYSFKDGKQTLNGYIGTNIVSFRTGHEKAGTLLDDAIKAGATRIDGVNLVAADEAIAQAQQEAIKKASEDAQKQAAAALGALALNQREIVSIQINGVNPPQPVIASEQALLSPRNQAADTPVVGGEQKIISSVTLQIRY